The following proteins are encoded in a genomic region of Rhodoferax aquaticus:
- a CDS encoding tyrosine-type recombinase/integrase, with protein MKLALTDTLVQSLSLDNAPTWDEKVKKVVWKKTDKPNYLVYDTHRKAPPGFAVRVGARGSIYLVEKMIKKKKMKIDVCLAWGKRGAEKPISIDKARELARDKIAIAIKHGTNPNRIADEIEASELTFGMVWDRYIADLKGRARPIKKNSLDSVNKARDKFEDWEDRKVRLITGQEVLDRFDLHAVTKQHRTAAEAMGRWATAAVNNAIQNEIHNAHAARREPTLVYNPFTILLTKKKYRDRNQLESDYKTKGVRNPLSFSESIGPFLEAAWEYRKENPRGADFLILDLLWGLRGDECRSLKWREDIPDEKAHIERWVDLKNKVVFIYDGKNRGDHEFPIGPMALALLKLRKFDRRKGIPWLFESKMPSSRQGLVYIKDGKEVDHKEPENAGGQWLLPSRIPCKVGHYADPSVAMDTVRKRAGIKAVRGHDLRRTFGAACEKLGLIDRQVKRMLGHAVGGGETLGRYTAPEWKDHMERMVKIEKLILKSAPSLYNALRPAKEPELPEEDEQIIRTGPARKTRKTKS; from the coding sequence ATGAAGCTCGCCCTGACAGACACCCTCGTCCAAAGTTTGTCCCTCGACAATGCGCCAACGTGGGACGAAAAAGTAAAAAAGGTAGTTTGGAAAAAGACAGACAAGCCTAATTATCTCGTCTATGACACCCACCGTAAGGCTCCTCCTGGATTCGCAGTCCGGGTAGGTGCTCGGGGCTCGATCTATCTTGTTGAGAAGATGATCAAGAAAAAGAAGATGAAGATCGATGTCTGCTTGGCTTGGGGTAAGCGTGGGGCAGAAAAGCCTATCTCAATCGACAAGGCTAGAGAGCTTGCCCGAGACAAAATCGCAATTGCCATCAAGCATGGAACCAACCCGAATCGAATCGCTGACGAAATTGAAGCATCCGAATTGACCTTCGGCATGGTTTGGGACCGATATATCGCCGACCTTAAAGGGCGGGCTCGTCCTATAAAAAAGAACTCATTGGACTCGGTCAACAAGGCTCGGGATAAGTTTGAAGACTGGGAGGACCGTAAGGTTCGATTGATCACTGGGCAAGAAGTGCTTGATCGATTTGATCTGCATGCGGTGACAAAGCAGCACAGGACCGCCGCTGAGGCCATGGGGCGATGGGCAACAGCCGCAGTCAACAACGCCATTCAAAACGAAATCCACAACGCCCATGCAGCAAGGCGAGAGCCGACGTTGGTCTACAACCCATTCACGATATTGCTGACCAAGAAAAAGTATCGAGATCGCAATCAGCTTGAGAGTGACTACAAAACAAAAGGGGTCCGAAACCCGCTCTCATTTTCTGAGTCCATTGGACCCTTCTTGGAGGCGGCATGGGAATATCGCAAAGAGAACCCACGTGGTGCCGACTTCTTGATCCTTGATCTGTTGTGGGGTTTGCGCGGTGACGAGTGTCGGAGTCTCAAATGGCGTGAAGATATTCCGGATGAAAAAGCTCACATTGAGCGCTGGGTGGATTTGAAGAACAAAGTGGTCTTCATCTACGACGGAAAGAATCGCGGCGATCACGAGTTTCCGATTGGCCCAATGGCTTTGGCACTCTTAAAGCTTAGAAAGTTTGATCGACGCAAAGGCATCCCTTGGCTTTTTGAGTCAAAAATGCCCAGCAGCCGCCAAGGACTGGTCTACATCAAAGATGGCAAAGAAGTGGACCATAAGGAACCAGAGAACGCAGGAGGGCAGTGGTTACTTCCTTCAAGAATCCCATGCAAGGTAGGTCACTACGCAGATCCATCTGTAGCCATGGATACCGTGCGTAAGAGGGCAGGTATTAAGGCTGTGAGGGGCCATGATCTGCGTAGAACATTCGGTGCAGCTTGTGAAAAACTAGGCCTCATCGATCGCCAAGTTAAACGCATGCTCGGACATGCAGTGGGTGGAGGCGAGACTCTTGGTCGCTACACCGCACCAGAGTGGAAGGATCACATGGAGCGCATGGTCAAGATTGAAAAGCTTATCCTGAAGTCAGCCCCTTCCCTTTACAACGCACTAAGACCAGCCAAGGAGCCGGAATTGCCTGAGGAAGATGAACAGATCATCCGGACTGGCCCAGCACGCAAGACTAGAAAGACAAAGTCATAA
- the mutS gene encoding DNA mismatch repair protein MutS: MMAQYLGLKADHPHTLLFYRMGDFYELFYADAEKAARLLNITLTQRGQSGGQPVVMAGVPFHSVETYLARLIKLGESVAICEQVGEVTGKGPVERKVVRVVTPGTLTDMELLSDKTESMLLVVHQGPRNACGLAWMSVTQGEVFLAECTPDELGEWVARVSPGELLFSAGATPAFEARLRSLHPGNTMSISARPDWQFDAALGERKLLEHLHAASLAPWGANELTLAHAAAAALLGYAEHTQGRALTHVHSVRVQRNDELIDLPQTTRRNLELTQTLRGEEKPTLFSLLDTCMTGMGSRLLKSWLLTPRRERTVAQQRLSAITALRSATNASHQPAWAQLRDGLKGCSDVERITARIALRQVRPRELVALQQTLQKSELLAHIPRALEAYLAEISGHLQPPPACAALLACAIHPEPAVLVRDGGVIASGFDAELDELRAIQTNCDSFLLDLEVREKARTGIANLRVQYNKVHGFFIEVTQGQIDKVPEDYRRRQTLKNAERFITPELKAFEDKALSAQERALAREKWLYEQVLDQLQAFVPVLTQLARALATLDALCALTERSLTLEWCAPQFVKEPCLDITQGRHPVVQARLAETSSGAFIANDTRLGTKQRMQIITGPNMGGKSTYMRQIAVIVLLASMGSYVPAQACRLGPIDAIHTRIGAADDLANAQSTFMLEMLEGAQILHSATPHSLVLMDEIGRGTSTFDGLALASAIATQLHDKTQAFTLFATHYFELTEFPAKHHGAVNVHVSATESGRDIVFLHEIQSGPASRSYGIQVARLAGMPAAVVNQARHTLEALEAQASESNAQVDLFAAPPATETIASSAIDTALAAINPDALSPREALDALYQLKALAAKA; encoded by the coding sequence ATGATGGCCCAGTACCTTGGGCTCAAGGCAGACCACCCCCACACACTTTTGTTCTACCGCATGGGGGATTTTTACGAGCTCTTTTATGCGGATGCAGAAAAAGCAGCACGTTTGCTCAACATCACCCTGACCCAACGGGGCCAGTCTGGTGGGCAACCTGTGGTGATGGCGGGGGTGCCGTTTCACTCCGTAGAAACCTACTTGGCGCGGCTTATCAAATTGGGCGAGTCGGTTGCGATTTGCGAGCAGGTGGGCGAAGTCACCGGCAAAGGCCCGGTCGAGCGCAAAGTGGTGCGCGTGGTCACGCCCGGCACGCTCACTGACATGGAGCTGCTCAGCGACAAAACAGAGTCCATGCTTTTGGTGGTGCACCAAGGCCCACGCAATGCCTGTGGCTTGGCGTGGATGAGCGTGACCCAAGGCGAGGTGTTTTTGGCCGAATGCACGCCCGATGAACTGGGCGAATGGGTGGCCCGCGTGAGCCCTGGTGAGCTCTTGTTCAGCGCGGGGGCAACGCCCGCGTTTGAAGCCCGCCTGCGCAGCTTGCACCCCGGCAACACCATGAGCATTTCAGCCCGGCCGGACTGGCAATTTGATGCTGCCTTGGGTGAACGTAAATTGCTAGAACACCTGCATGCCGCAAGCCTCGCCCCTTGGGGTGCGAATGAACTCACGCTCGCACATGCAGCCGCTGCCGCCTTGCTGGGCTATGCGGAGCACACGCAAGGGCGCGCCCTCACCCATGTGCACAGCGTGCGGGTGCAGCGCAACGATGAACTGATCGACCTGCCCCAAACCACTCGGCGCAACCTGGAGCTGACCCAAACCCTGCGTGGCGAAGAAAAACCCACTTTGTTTTCGCTCTTAGACACCTGCATGACCGGCATGGGTAGCCGCTTGCTCAAGAGCTGGCTGCTCACCCCACGCCGTGAACGCACCGTGGCGCAGCAGCGGCTATCGGCCATTACGGCGTTGCGCTCTGCCACCAACGCCAGCCACCAGCCCGCTTGGGCGCAGCTGCGCGACGGACTCAAGGGTTGCAGTGACGTAGAACGCATTACCGCCCGCATTGCCCTGCGCCAAGTGCGCCCGCGCGAGCTGGTTGCGCTGCAGCAAACACTACAAAAATCAGAGCTGCTTGCGCATATTCCACGGGCGCTAGAGGCCTATTTGGCTGAAATTTCTGGCCATTTGCAGCCGCCACCGGCGTGCGCCGCCTTACTGGCTTGCGCCATTCACCCCGAGCCTGCGGTCTTGGTGCGCGATGGCGGGGTGATTGCCAGCGGTTTTGATGCCGAGCTCGACGAGCTGCGGGCCATCCAAACCAACTGCGACAGCTTTTTGCTTGACCTTGAAGTGCGTGAAAAAGCCCGCACCGGCATTGCCAACTTGCGCGTGCAATACAACAAAGTGCATGGCTTTTTCATTGAAGTCACGCAAGGCCAAATCGACAAAGTGCCTGAGGACTACCGCCGCCGCCAAACCCTCAAAAACGCCGAGCGCTTCATCACGCCCGAGCTCAAGGCATTTGAAGACAAGGCCTTGAGCGCCCAAGAGCGCGCGTTGGCGCGCGAGAAATGGCTGTACGAGCAAGTGCTAGACCAGCTGCAGGCCTTTGTGCCTGTGCTGACCCAGCTGGCGCGCGCCTTGGCCACCTTGGATGCGCTGTGCGCCTTGACCGAGCGCTCGCTCACCCTGGAATGGTGTGCGCCCCAGTTTGTCAAAGAGCCTTGCCTAGATATCACCCAAGGCCGTCACCCCGTGGTGCAGGCCCGCCTGGCAGAAACCAGCAGCGGCGCCTTTATTGCCAATGACACGCGCTTGGGCACCAAGCAGCGCATGCAAATCATTACCGGCCCCAATATGGGTGGTAAGTCCACCTATATGCGCCAGATCGCGGTGATTGTGCTGCTGGCCAGCATGGGCAGCTACGTGCCGGCGCAGGCCTGCCGCTTGGGGCCGATCGATGCCATCCACACCCGGATTGGCGCGGCTGACGATTTAGCCAACGCCCAGTCCACCTTCATGCTGGAAATGCTGGAGGGCGCGCAGATTTTGCACAGCGCCACGCCCCACTCGCTGGTGCTCATGGATGAAATTGGCCGTGGTACCAGCACCTTTGACGGCTTGGCGCTGGCCTCGGCCATAGCCACGCAGCTGCACGACAAAACCCAGGCCTTCACGCTGTTTGCCACCCACTACTTTGAGTTGACCGAGTTCCCGGCCAAGCACCATGGGGCCGTGAACGTGCATGTCAGCGCCACCGAATCGGGCCGCGACATTGTGTTTTTGCATGAAATCCAAAGTGGCCCCGCGAGCCGCAGCTACGGCATCCAGGTCGCACGCTTGGCAGGCATGCCCGCTGCGGTGGTCAACCAAGCACGCCACACACTTGAGGCCCTAGAGGCCCAAGCGTCAGAGAGCAATGCCCAGGTGGACCTATTTGCAGCGCCACCCGCTACTGAAACCATAGCTAGCAGCGCCATAGATACGGCGCTTGCGGCCATTAACCCCGATGCGCTGAGCCCCCGCGAGGCCTTGGACGCTTTGTACCAACTCAAAGCACTGGCCGCGAAAGCCTAG
- a CDS encoding proteasome-type protease, with product MTYCVAIKLNAGLVFLSDSRTNAGLDQINTFRKMIVYEKADDRFMVLLSAGNLSISQSVREILQIEKLKDSKNDEGTTIWNATSMFDAARVLGAAIRRVHERDAASLQQSGVDFNVSLIFGGQIKGEGMRLFQVYSAGNFIEATPETPYFQIGESKYGKPVLDRVITPETPLDEAAKCALVSMDSTLKSNLSVGLPLDMVVYEVNQFQTNKVVCIDEQNPYFKMLHNSWGQKLREVFDSIEDPMWNGESTTVPLMSQSSRNMPLKKISTPEDKLI from the coding sequence ATGACCTACTGCGTCGCTATCAAACTCAATGCCGGACTGGTGTTTCTCTCGGACTCTCGCACCAACGCGGGCCTGGACCAGATCAATACCTTTCGAAAAATGATCGTCTACGAGAAGGCCGACGACCGTTTCATGGTCTTGCTGTCGGCGGGTAACCTGAGCATTTCGCAGTCGGTGCGTGAGATTTTGCAAATCGAAAAACTCAAAGACTCCAAGAACGACGAAGGCACCACCATTTGGAACGCCACCAGCATGTTTGATGCTGCGCGGGTGCTGGGTGCCGCCATCCGCCGCGTGCATGAGCGTGATGCAGCGTCCTTGCAGCAATCGGGCGTGGACTTCAACGTGTCGCTGATTTTTGGTGGCCAGATCAAGGGCGAAGGCATGCGCCTGTTTCAAGTCTACTCCGCGGGCAACTTCATTGAGGCCACGCCGGAGACGCCCTACTTCCAAATTGGTGAATCCAAGTACGGCAAACCCGTGCTGGACCGCGTGATCACGCCCGAGACTCCGCTGGACGAGGCCGCCAAGTGCGCGCTGGTGTCTATGGACTCCACGCTCAAATCCAACCTCTCCGTTGGGCTGCCGCTGGACATGGTCGTGTATGAGGTCAACCAGTTCCAAACCAATAAGGTGGTCTGCATTGACGAGCAAAATCCCTATTTCAAGATGCTGCACAACAGCTGGGGCCAAAAGCTGCGCGAGGTGTTTGACAGCATTGAAGACCCCATGTGGAACGGCGAGTCGACCACCGTGCCGCTGATGAGTCAGTCATCGCGCAACATGCCCTTGAAGAAGATCAGCACCCCAGAAGACAAGCTTATTTGA
- a CDS encoding alpha/beta fold hydrolase, with amino-acid sequence MTPLIFSHANSFGASTYAVLFDSLRARGFSVDAIERFGHDAKYPVTDNWPHLVQQLIDFAQARFDATGQAHFLVGHSFGGFVSLMAAAQAPHLARGVVLVDSPILGGWRATTFSVMKTTQIVGAVSPGAVSRTRRNSWPSQDAAFEHFRHKKAFAKWDERVLRDYIAHGTHDEGKGSDKKRMLSFDRAVETQIYNTVPDNLDRLLKRHPLKCPVAFIGGRSSVEMKQVGMGMTEKVTKGRIMMLDGSHLFPMEKPLATAAALEAALRNMET; translated from the coding sequence ATGACGCCCCTCATTTTTTCGCATGCCAACAGCTTTGGCGCTAGCACCTATGCGGTGCTGTTTGATAGCCTGCGTGCCCGTGGTTTCTCGGTGGATGCGATCGAACGGTTTGGCCACGATGCCAAATACCCCGTCACAGACAACTGGCCCCACTTGGTGCAGCAGCTCATTGACTTTGCGCAGGCACGCTTTGATGCCACAGGCCAAGCGCACTTTTTGGTTGGCCACTCGTTTGGGGGCTTTGTCAGCCTCATGGCCGCCGCACAGGCCCCCCACCTCGCACGCGGGGTGGTGCTGGTGGACTCCCCCATCTTGGGTGGCTGGCGCGCCACCACCTTTAGCGTGATGAAAACCACGCAAATCGTGGGAGCGGTATCACCGGGCGCGGTAAGTCGCACGCGGCGCAACAGTTGGCCCAGCCAAGACGCAGCGTTCGAGCACTTTCGCCACAAAAAGGCCTTTGCCAAATGGGACGAACGCGTGCTGCGCGACTACATTGCCCACGGCACACACGACGAGGGCAAAGGTAGCGACAAGAAACGCATGCTGAGCTTTGACCGTGCCGTCGAAACCCAGATTTACAACACGGTGCCAGACAACTTGGACCGGCTACTCAAACGCCACCCACTCAAATGCCCCGTCGCATTCATTGGGGGCCGCAGTTCGGTAGAGATGAAGCAAGTCGGCATGGGAATGACTGAAAAAGTCACCAAAGGTCGCATAATGATGCTGGATGGCAGTCACCTTTTCCCCATGGAAAAGCCGCTGGCCACAGCAGCTGCGTTGGAGGCTGCCCTGCGCAATATGGAGACCTAA
- a CDS encoding sensor histidine kinase codes for MSHSDDLQHQLDTLRKQHQALQVEHVALQQSIEKQAIALESWMEQRTSEIKAEAAEQRKAEALQRVLYRMAERSAADLSFYDFLRALHGMLNEVLYAKNCYVALANLSRQTINFPYYVDERDGDIMQADDVPMRQGLTEYVLSTGQAQLIDAPRFAQLQASGHITQATGDLSFTTWLGVPLRMRGEVLGALVVQSYEGGIHYTRNDEDVLSFVAHHVSAAIERHQALDDLRKSEARYRTVIEQVGVGVVVVQDGKMVFANPALVRIVGHPLSYLLAKPFTATIHPDDVPGVVDRHMRRLRGESVDAFYGFRVITQAGEVRSLELSAVKIEWGKRDATLLFVVDGTARLETERNQRIALEKQVELNDMKSRFISMASHEFRTPLATIHGSVELLQHYGERMPAEKKQLTLQKIDDSVARMTHMLENVLIIGQANAGQLECKPQPLAIAAFCLGLLDETRSALSKQYELVHMKLQLPEAQQHYLLDDTLIRNMVGNLLSNAIKYSPLGGEVSLSVFEQAQALVIRIADQGIGIPSADMPHLFDSFHRASNVGTIAGTGLGLSIVKDAVDCHGGTIAVQSEAGKGSCFTITLPLQRVPTPTQR; via the coding sequence ATGAGCCACAGTGATGACCTGCAACACCAGCTTGATACCTTACGCAAGCAACACCAGGCATTGCAAGTCGAACATGTGGCACTCCAGCAGAGCATTGAGAAGCAAGCCATTGCGCTGGAATCATGGATGGAGCAGCGCACCAGCGAAATCAAAGCAGAGGCAGCGGAACAGCGAAAAGCGGAAGCCCTGCAGCGGGTGCTGTACCGCATGGCCGAACGCTCGGCGGCTGACCTTAGCTTTTATGACTTCTTGCGCGCACTGCATGGCATGCTCAACGAGGTGCTGTATGCGAAAAACTGTTACGTGGCCTTGGCCAACCTCTCGCGACAGACCATCAATTTTCCCTACTATGTAGACGAGCGCGATGGCGACATCATGCAGGCGGATGATGTGCCCATGCGCCAAGGACTCACTGAGTACGTGCTGAGCACTGGTCAGGCACAACTCATTGACGCCCCCCGTTTTGCCCAACTCCAAGCCAGTGGCCACATCACCCAAGCGACTGGGGACCTCAGCTTCACGACCTGGTTGGGCGTGCCCTTGCGCATGCGCGGTGAAGTGCTGGGCGCGCTGGTGGTGCAAAGCTATGAAGGCGGCATCCACTACACGCGCAATGACGAAGACGTGCTGTCCTTTGTCGCCCACCATGTGAGCGCTGCGATTGAGCGCCACCAAGCCTTGGACGACTTGCGCAAGTCCGAAGCACGCTACCGAACAGTCATTGAACAAGTCGGGGTCGGCGTGGTGGTGGTGCAAGACGGCAAGATGGTGTTTGCCAACCCGGCTTTGGTGCGCATCGTAGGGCACCCCTTGAGCTATTTGTTGGCTAAGCCCTTCACCGCAACCATTCATCCGGACGATGTGCCAGGGGTTGTAGATCGGCACATGAGGCGCTTGCGCGGTGAGTCGGTGGATGCCTTCTATGGTTTTCGCGTGATCACACAGGCGGGTGAAGTGCGTTCTCTGGAGCTATCTGCGGTCAAGATTGAGTGGGGCAAGCGAGATGCCACCTTGTTGTTCGTGGTGGATGGCACGGCCCGCTTGGAAACCGAGCGCAACCAGCGTATTGCCCTGGAAAAGCAAGTGGAGCTCAACGACATGAAGTCGCGCTTTATCTCCATGGCCTCGCACGAATTCAGAACCCCGTTGGCCACCATCCACGGATCGGTAGAGTTGCTCCAACACTATGGCGAGCGCATGCCCGCTGAGAAAAAGCAGCTCACGCTGCAAAAGATTGACGACTCCGTTGCGCGCATGACCCACATGCTGGAGAACGTGCTCATCATCGGACAGGCCAACGCTGGACAATTGGAATGCAAACCACAGCCCTTGGCGATTGCCGCTTTTTGCCTAGGGCTGCTCGACGAAACGCGCAGTGCACTCAGCAAGCAGTACGAGTTGGTCCACATGAAACTGCAACTGCCAGAGGCACAGCAGCACTACCTGCTAGACGACACCTTGATTCGCAACATGGTGGGCAACCTGCTGAGCAATGCCATTAAGTACTCGCCCCTAGGCGGTGAAGTCAGCCTCAGTGTCTTCGAGCAAGCGCAGGCCTTGGTCATCCGCATTGCTGACCAAGGCATAGGCATCCCCTCGGCCGATATGCCGCACCTGTTTGACAGCTTTCACCGCGCCAGCAACGTGGGCACCATTGCGGGCACGGGGCTGGGCCTGTCCATCGTCAAAGATGCAGTAGATTGCCATGGCGGCACAATCGCGGTACAAAGCGAGGCTGGCAAAGGGAGCTGTTTTACGATCACCTTACCTTTGCAAAGAGTGCCCACGCCAACCCAAAGGTAA
- a CDS encoding EAL domain-containing response regulator gives MKILIAEDEPSLQQNLQWMLEMEGYEVIAANDGQDAYAKACTQHPALVITDVMMPLLDGYGLVKALRENPATSVIPIVMLSAKADRSDVRAGMNLGADDYLTKPYRREELLDTVHARIARSAGLADAATRIALAHDTATQLDPLTSLPNRDTFEKQLEALVAAEQPGRTAIICFGVDGFSKVNESLGKVAGDWVLSEVAMRLSLNASTDGHAMLEHRAVSRIAGDVFAIAIQGPLDAQSVEQHAQGYLAVLAKPYQVQGQELFLTACAGACLQSQDRAAPLLMQAESALHHAKPAGPGSYLLFDNAMTQQVMRRLNIHNELHRALDNGELQLFYQPQVCARTGALKGFEALLRWQHPRLGWVSPAEFIPIAEDSGIIVRIGEWVMRTAATQAAAWVAMGHSDFRMAVNLSVRQFAGSKLPSVVERVLQETGLAPHILELEVTESMALQSVASTLSTLHACKALGVKLSMDDFGTGYSSLAYLKRYPLNALKIDQSFVRNITQDTGDAAITRAIVAMAHSFGMSVIAEGVETKAQLAFLRELGCEEFQGYLFSRPVPAPEAIKCFAGYTDASD, from the coding sequence ATGAAAATCCTCATCGCCGAAGACGAGCCCTCACTGCAGCAAAACCTGCAGTGGATGCTAGAAATGGAAGGTTATGAGGTTATAGCGGCCAATGACGGGCAAGATGCCTACGCCAAGGCTTGCACACAGCACCCGGCGCTCGTCATTACCGACGTCATGATGCCTCTCCTGGACGGCTATGGTTTGGTCAAAGCATTGCGCGAGAACCCTGCCACCTCGGTGATCCCCATTGTGATGCTCTCCGCGAAGGCGGATCGGTCCGACGTGCGGGCGGGCATGAATCTCGGGGCAGACGACTACCTCACCAAGCCCTACCGCCGTGAAGAACTGCTAGACACCGTGCACGCCCGCATTGCCCGCAGCGCAGGGCTGGCGGATGCAGCCACACGCATTGCGTTAGCGCACGACACGGCAACACAGCTAGACCCCCTGACCTCCCTGCCGAACCGCGACACCTTTGAAAAACAGCTAGAAGCACTGGTCGCCGCAGAGCAGCCCGGCCGCACCGCCATCATTTGTTTTGGGGTGGACGGTTTTTCCAAAGTCAATGAGTCCCTGGGCAAAGTGGCGGGAGACTGGGTTCTCTCAGAAGTAGCGATGCGCCTGAGCCTTAACGCATCGACCGACGGTCATGCAATGCTGGAACACCGCGCTGTGAGCCGCATCGCGGGGGACGTGTTCGCCATCGCAATTCAAGGCCCGCTAGACGCACAGTCCGTAGAGCAACACGCACAAGGGTATTTGGCTGTGTTGGCCAAACCCTACCAAGTGCAAGGCCAAGAACTTTTCTTGACTGCATGCGCGGGGGCTTGCCTGCAGTCGCAAGACCGCGCGGCGCCCTTGCTCATGCAGGCGGAATCAGCCCTGCACCATGCCAAGCCTGCGGGCCCCGGCAGCTACCTGCTGTTTGATAACGCCATGACCCAACAGGTCATGCGCAGGTTGAATATCCACAACGAGCTGCACCGAGCTCTAGACAACGGCGAGTTGCAACTCTTCTACCAGCCCCAAGTCTGCGCACGCACCGGTGCGCTCAAAGGCTTTGAGGCCTTGCTACGGTGGCAGCACCCCCGCCTGGGCTGGGTATCGCCCGCAGAGTTCATACCCATTGCGGAGGACAGCGGCATCATTGTGCGTATTGGTGAGTGGGTCATGCGCACGGCTGCAACCCAGGCGGCTGCTTGGGTCGCCATGGGGCACAGCGACTTTCGCATGGCGGTCAACCTGTCCGTGCGCCAATTCGCTGGCAGCAAACTACCCAGTGTGGTCGAGCGGGTACTGCAAGAGACCGGGCTTGCGCCCCACATCTTGGAGCTGGAGGTCACGGAGAGCATGGCGCTGCAGAGTGTGGCTTCGACCTTGAGCACTTTGCACGCCTGCAAAGCCTTGGGCGTAAAGCTCTCCATGGACGACTTCGGTACAGGCTACTCCAGCTTGGCCTACCTCAAGCGCTACCCCCTCAACGCGCTAAAAATAGACCAATCGTTTGTGCGCAATATCACCCAAGATACGGGCGACGCGGCCATCACCCGTGCCATTGTGGCCATGGCCCACAGCTTTGGCATGTCGGTCATCGCGGAAGGCGTAGAAACAAAAGCCCAGCTGGCGTTCTTGCGCGAGCTGGGCTGTGAAGAGTTTCAGGGCTACTTGTTCAGCCGCCCCGTGCCTGCACCAGAGGCCATCAAGTGTTTTGCGGGCTATACAGACGCAAGCGACTAA
- a CDS encoding undecaprenyl-diphosphate phosphatase, producing MDIALLIKAAIMGVVEGFTEFLPISSTGHLILAGALLGFDDEKAKVFDIAIQTGAIFAVILVYWQKIRDTLVALPTEKQAQQFALNVFIAFVPAVVLGLLFGKAIKAHLFTPTVVASTFIIGGFIILWAERRQQTMAGAVRIDSVEAMTALDALKVGLVQCLAMVPGTSRSGATIIGGMFLGLSRKAATDFSFYLAIPTLIGAGVYSLYKERALLSMADVPMFGVGLVFSFLSAWVCVRWLLRFIATHSFVGFAYYRIVFGVVVLLTAWTGTVVWAE from the coding sequence TTGGATATTGCATTGTTAATCAAAGCCGCCATCATGGGCGTGGTTGAGGGCTTTACCGAGTTTTTGCCGATTTCATCGACCGGGCATTTGATTCTGGCGGGTGCGCTGTTGGGGTTTGACGACGAAAAGGCCAAGGTCTTTGATATTGCAATCCAAACGGGTGCCATCTTCGCCGTGATCTTGGTGTACTGGCAAAAGATTCGGGACACGCTGGTGGCCCTGCCCACTGAGAAGCAAGCCCAGCAGTTTGCCTTGAATGTGTTCATTGCCTTCGTGCCGGCCGTGGTGCTGGGTTTGTTGTTTGGCAAGGCCATCAAAGCGCATTTGTTTACGCCGACCGTGGTGGCCAGCACCTTCATTATTGGGGGCTTCATCATTTTGTGGGCAGAGCGCCGTCAACAAACGATGGCTGGCGCGGTACGCATCGACAGTGTGGAGGCCATGACCGCCTTGGACGCTCTCAAGGTCGGCTTGGTGCAGTGCTTGGCCATGGTGCCGGGGACCAGCCGCAGCGGCGCCACCATCATTGGCGGTATGTTTTTGGGCCTGTCACGCAAGGCTGCGACTGACTTTTCGTTCTACCTGGCCATTCCCACGCTGATCGGTGCGGGCGTGTACAGCTTGTACAAAGAACGTGCCTTGCTCAGCATGGCGGACGTACCCATGTTTGGCGTGGGGCTGGTGTTCTCGTTTTTGAGTGCCTGGGTGTGTGTGCGTTGGTTGCTGCGCTTTATTGCGACCCATAGCTTTGTGGGTTTTGCCTACTACCGCATTGTGTTTGGCGTGGTGGTGCTGCTGACCGCATGGACCGGCACCGTGGTGTGGGCCGAATAA